The Gordonibacter urolithinfaciens genome contains a region encoding:
- a CDS encoding PDDEXK nuclease domain-containing protein, whose protein sequence is MLANNDDYLNALGRIKSEIAEAQNRAVQSANAEVIRLYWRVGRLIDERSLWGSKYLESLSQDIRTAFPGIKGFSVRSMKYMVKFAREVDGQLCSSCCTIPWGHIMFLLDKTDPGTEREWYVQATIENGWSRAVLSHQVETKLYERQALAGKVSNFERTLPAPESELAQQALKDPYIFDFITARQGAVEHEVEDRMMENITRLLLELGTGFAFVGRQYHLSVGEQDFYIDLLFYNIRLRSYVVVELRNAAFKPEFAGKLNFYLSAVDDLLRTEHDNHSIGLLLCKTKDNVVAEYALRDIGKPMGVSEYRLAEVLPEGFAELLPSTEDIEKRM, encoded by the coding sequence ATGCTCGCCAACAACGATGACTACTTGAACGCTCTCGGTCGGATCAAGAGCGAGATAGCAGAGGCGCAGAACCGCGCCGTCCAAAGCGCCAACGCGGAGGTGATCCGGCTGTATTGGCGCGTGGGGCGCTTGATAGACGAACGGTCTCTGTGGGGAAGCAAGTATCTTGAAAGCCTTTCGCAGGATATACGCACCGCGTTCCCGGGCATCAAGGGGTTTTCCGTGAGAAGCATGAAGTACATGGTCAAATTCGCGCGCGAAGTAGATGGCCAATTGTGCAGCAGCTGCTGCACAATTCCTTGGGGGCACATTATGTTTCTTCTCGACAAAACGGATCCGGGCACTGAGCGCGAGTGGTACGTGCAAGCAACCATCGAAAACGGGTGGAGTCGTGCGGTGCTGTCCCATCAGGTTGAAACCAAGCTGTACGAACGTCAGGCTCTGGCTGGAAAAGTGAGCAATTTCGAGCGGACGCTTCCGGCACCTGAAAGCGAGCTCGCCCAGCAGGCGCTCAAAGACCCCTACATCTTCGACTTCATCACGGCGAGGCAGGGGGCGGTCGAGCACGAGGTGGAAGACCGCATGATGGAGAACATCACCCGGCTCCTGCTCGAGCTCGGCACAGGGTTCGCATTCGTCGGGAGGCAGTACCACCTTTCGGTTGGAGAGCAGGACTTTTACATCGATCTGCTCTTTTACAACATCAGATTGCGGAGCTACGTGGTCGTGGAATTGAGGAACGCCGCGTTCAAACCCGAGTTCGCCGGCAAGCTGAACTTCTATCTCTCGGCGGTGGACGACCTGCTGCGCACCGAGCATGACAACCACAGCATCGGGCTTCTTCTGTGCAAGACGAAGGACAACGTGGTGGCCGAGTACGCGCTGCGCGACATCGGCAAGCCGATGGGCGTGAGCGAGTACCGGCTCGCCGAGGTGCTGCCGGAGGGGTTCGCCGAGTTGCTGCCGTCGACGGAGGATATCGAGAAGCGGATGTGA
- the hisF gene encoding imidazole glycerol phosphate synthase subunit HisF, with product MLAKRVIPCMDVKDGRVVKGVNFVNLRDAGDPIELAQRYDEERADEVIFLDITATSDDRATTVDLASRASEQLHLPYCVGGGFRSVADIRTMIAAGADKVSVNSAAVADPSLITSAAAAFGSQAILCAIDAKHVAGAGDKWEVYVHGGRKATGIDAVEWAQEAARRGAGEILLTSMDRDGSRDGFDCALTRAVARAVDIPVIASGGVGKLEHFAQGVIEGEADAVLAASVFHFGELTVRQVKEHMRAQGIPVRL from the coding sequence ATGCTAGCGAAGCGCGTGATCCCCTGCATGGACGTGAAGGACGGGCGCGTGGTGAAGGGCGTCAACTTCGTGAACCTGCGCGACGCGGGCGACCCCATCGAGCTCGCGCAGCGCTACGACGAGGAGCGCGCCGACGAGGTGATCTTCCTCGACATCACGGCCACGAGCGACGACCGCGCCACCACCGTCGACCTCGCCAGCCGCGCGAGCGAGCAGCTCCACCTGCCGTACTGCGTGGGCGGGGGTTTCCGCAGCGTGGCCGACATTCGCACGATGATCGCGGCCGGCGCCGACAAGGTATCGGTGAACTCGGCCGCGGTGGCGGATCCGTCGCTCATCACGAGCGCCGCCGCGGCGTTCGGCTCGCAGGCCATCCTCTGCGCCATCGACGCGAAGCACGTCGCGGGCGCGGGAGACAAGTGGGAGGTCTACGTGCACGGAGGGCGCAAGGCTACGGGCATCGACGCCGTGGAGTGGGCGCAGGAGGCGGCGCGGCGCGGGGCGGGGGAGATCCTGCTCACCAGCATGGACCGCGACGGCAGCCGCGACGGCTTCGACTGCGCGCTCACCCGCGCCGTGGCGCGCGCCGTGGACATCCCGGTCATCGCCTCGGGCGGGGTGGGGAAGCTCGAGCACTTCGCCCAGGGCGTCATCGAGGGCGAGGCCGACGCCGTGCTGGCCGCGAGCGTCTTCCACTTCGGCGAGCTCACCGTGCGCCAGGTGAAAGAGCACATGCGCGCCCAGGGAATTCCGGTGAGATTGTAG